A single genomic interval of Electrophorus electricus isolate fEleEle1 chromosome 4, fEleEle1.pri, whole genome shotgun sequence harbors:
- the slc28a1 gene encoding sodium/nucleoside cotransporter 1, with the protein MNNDIQLKSVTHRNRHGVDNPGFQVEEEKTSNHESEIAEEKSKEESFVSKVFKPITATENFLKAHSTILKYIALGILGTGYVAYFIAACWMNFQRAIALVVLTCLAVLSIMYDLVKKYKGESIKRFFKPALRMFKANISWIKWVFVLVVLGLLVAWVVVDTSKRQEQLVSFGGLCFFILVLFIFSVHRSAVCWRTLFWGLGLQFVIGLFVIRTEPGLIAFNWLGAQVKTFLNYTNAGSSFVFGSLVEAGIFAFKSLPIVVFFSSVMSVLYFLGVMQWVIVKISWIMQITMGTSPTESLSVAGNIFVGQTEAPLLIRPYLKDMTKSEIHAVIVGGFATIAGSVMGAFISFGIDETSLIAASVMAAPCALAIAKLSYPETEESKFKSDEGIKVEVSGEQNILEAASAGASASIGLVANITANLIAFLAILDFINAALRWLGGMVGYPDVTFELICSYVFMPVAFMMGIPVEESLTVAELIGTKLFLNEFIAYEKLSKLKNNRLNGITEAGKYISMRSEIISTYALCGFANFSSLGIVIGGLSSICPSRKSDISAVVLRALFTGTCVSLINACVAGILFAPPLDCIWVFENFIFNTSNAEIETCCEDLFKSVVNNRTKVSFEGSWSSVKNATIYFTQCCHLYNLHNETVCM; encoded by the exons ATGA ATAATGACATACAGTTGAAAAGTGTTAcccacagaaacagacatggGGTGGACAATCCAGGATTTCAAGTGGAG GAGGAAAAGACGTCAAATCACGAGAGTGAAATTGCAGAGGAGAAATCAAAAGAGGAGTCGTTTGTAAG TAAAGTATTCAAGCCCATCACAGCCACAGAAAACTTCCTAAAAGCACATTCTACAATTCTCAAATACATTGCCCTGGGAATACTTGGCACAG GCTATGTGGCATACTTTATTGCTGCTTGCTGGATGAACTTCCAGAGAGCCATTGCTCTCGTTGTTCTTACCTGCTTGGCAGTGTTGTCCATAATGTACGATCTTGTGAAGAAGTACAAAGGAGAGAGTATAAAGCGCTTCTTCAAGCCTGCTTTGAGAATGTTTAAAGCCAATATCAGCTGGATAAAATG GGTGTTTGTTCTAGTGGTGCTGGGTCTGCTGGTGGCTTGGGTGGTGGTGGACACGAGCAAACGGCAGGAACAGCTTGTCTCCTTTGGTGGCCTCTGCTTCTTCATCCTTGTCTTGTTCATCTTCTCCGTGCACAGATCTGCG GTGTGCTGGAGGACGCTTTTCTGGGGTCTTGGTTTACAGTTTGTCATTGGCCTGTTTGTCATAAGAACAGAGCCAGGTCTTATAGCTTTCAACTGGCTCGGCGCTCAAGTAAAG ACATTTTTGAACTACACCAATGCGGGCTCATCTTTTGTATTTGGCAGTCTGGTTGAAGCAGGAATCTTTGCATTTAAG TCTTTGCCTATAGTGGTATTTTTCAGCAGTGTTATGTCGGTCCTCTACTTCCTTGGAGTGATGCAATGGGTTATCGTTAAG ATTTCCTGGATTATGCAAATAACTATGGGAACTTCTCCAACTGAGTCATTAAGTGTTGCAGGGAATATATTTGTTGGGCAg ACAGAGGCACCACTACTGATTCGACCATATCTGAAAGACATGACCAAGTCGGAGATCCATGCGGTCATAGTTGGAGGTTTCGCCACTATCGCTGGCAGCGTGATGGGagctttcatttcatttggG ATTGATGAGACGTCTTTGATCGCTGCGTCTGTGATGGCCGCTCCGTGTGCCTTGGCCATTGCTAAACTCTCCTACCCTGAAACGGAGGAGAGCAAGTTCAAATCTGATGAGGGGATCAAAGTGgaagtcag tggTGAACAGAATATCCTGGAGGCAGCTAGCGCGGGAGCATCTGCGTCGATTGGGCTGGTGGCTAACATAACTGCTAACTTGATTGCGTTTCTTGCCATTTTGGATTTCATCAATGCAGCTCTGAGGTGGCTGGGCGGCATGGTTGGATATCCGGACGTCACGTTTGAG CTCATCTGCTCATATGTGTTCATGCCAGTTGCCTTTATGATGGGAATACCAGTAGAAGAGTCCTTAACAGTGGCTGAACTTATAGGAACAAAGCTCTTCCTCAATGAATTCATAGCTTATGAGAAGCTGTCCAAACTTAAAAACAACCGATTAAATGGAATCACAGAAGCTGGAAAGTATATCTCA ATGAGATCAGAAATCATCAGCACCTATGCTCTGTGCGGCTTTGCTAACTTCAGTTCCCTTGGAATTGTGATTGGAGGCCTAT CATCCATTTGTCCCTCAAGGAAAAGTGACATCTCTGCTGTAGTGCTGAGAGCCTTGTTTACAGGCACTTGTGTTTCCCTGATTAATGCTTGTGTTGCTG GTATACTTTTTGCTCCTCCACTGGACTGCATATGGGTGTTTGAGAATTTTATCTTTAACACCAGCAATGCTGAAATTGAAACATGCTGCGAAGACCTTTTTAAGAG TGTGGTGAACAACAGAACCAAGGTTTCTTTTGAGGGGTCTTGGAGTTCAGTGAAAAATGCTACCATTTACTTCACTCAGTGTTGTCATCTCTATAATCTCCATAATGAAACTGTGTGCATGTAG